The Salvia miltiorrhiza cultivar Shanhuang (shh) chromosome 1, IMPLAD_Smil_shh, whole genome shotgun sequence genome has a window encoding:
- the LOC131005677 gene encoding formin-like protein 14, with protein MATGTTHRPQPKLYDLDVTIVSAKHLKNVNWRNGDLKPYVILWVDPDRRQATKPDDSGSTRPVWNERFVLPLSLPLRDSALTLEVFHSKPSETSKPLVGAHRFELRDLLGDSADSAIRLRTFELLRPSGRPHGKIRLKIGLVERPVENYHPAPATGYYNFSAPPPPMPYRGYSPSPYSTLPPPSSFSPPPQPYYSYSDPHSGYYSSYYSPSPAPPPPPPARPFLERPLQSQSSYGGSGASGPSAPVDYTPYDYHKRSLGKPGIGMGTGLAVGAAAGALGGLSLDEGIKYEEEKIAERVENDMVSSTARDDRYGEYRSDY; from the coding sequence ATGGCCACCGGCACCACTCATCGGCCGCAACCGAAGCTCTACGATCTCGATGTCACAATCGTCTCCGCTAAGCACCTGAAGAACGTCAATTGGAGGAACGGCGATCTCAAACCCTACGTCATCCTGTGGGTCGACCCGGACCGCCGCCAGGCCACCAAGCCCGACGACTCCGGATCTACCCGACCCGTTTGGAACGAGCGATTCGTTCTACCGCTCAGTCTCCCGCTCAGGGACTCCGCCCTAACGCTGGAAGTCTTCCACTCCAAACCGTCGGAGACGTCGAAACCCTTGGTCGGCGCGCACCGATTCGAACTCCGAGATCTCCTGGGCGACTCAGCCGACTCGGCAATTCGACTCAGGACCTTCGAGCTCCTCCGCCCCTCCGGCCGGCCCCACGGTAAGATCCGGCTGAAGATCGGCTTGGTTGAGCGCCCCGTGGAGAATTACCATCCTGCCCCTGCTACCGGTTATTATAACTTTTCTGCCCCTCCGCCGCCCATGCCTTATAGGGGATACTCTCCTTCGCCGTATTCCACTCTACCGCCGCCGTCGTCGTTTTCCCCCCCTCCGCAGCCCTATTACTCCTACTCGGATCCGCACTCAGGCTATTATTCGTCTTATTATTCGCCTTCGCCGGCACCGCCCCCACCGCCACCAGCTCGTCCATTTCTAGAGCGGCCGTTGCAGTCGCAATCGAGCTACGGTGGATCGGGGGCCTCGGGGCCGAGCGCTCCGGTGGATTACACACCATATGATTACCATAAGAGGAGCTTGGGGAAGCCGGGAATAGGAATGGGAACGGGATTGGCGGTGGGAGCGGCGGCTGGAGCTCTCGGCGGGCTGTCATTAGATGAAGGTATTAAATATGAGGAAGAGAAGATTGCAGAAAGAGTGGAGAATGATATGGTTTCTTCAACTGCGAGGGATGATCGGTATGGCGAGTATCGAAGTGATTATTAA